From a single Agrobacterium tumefaciens genomic region:
- a CDS encoding plant virulence effector HPE1-like domain-containing protein produces the protein MRRLLLTAILALTGGSAMASSIEYINGVHVSNGSFVRRDCTGCEPVQDKTAAQGYAIPSIEPGTQHTEMREVDGKRTLIRTEAWLGGAPVTFVSTNPAWMSETSSTAIATYDDAEPVAHPEETVSTPAGIDVTTTTAGVKEISGDDAAAPTSASAITAPVFPDFKLRGN, from the coding sequence ATGCGTCGTCTTCTTTTGACAGCCATTCTCGCGCTGACCGGCGGTTCGGCCATGGCGTCTTCCATCGAATATATCAATGGCGTACATGTCAGTAACGGTAGCTTTGTTCGCCGTGACTGCACGGGCTGCGAACCAGTACAAGACAAAACGGCAGCGCAAGGTTATGCCATCCCATCCATCGAGCCGGGCACGCAACATACCGAAATGCGCGAAGTCGATGGCAAACGCACACTCATCCGCACCGAGGCCTGGCTCGGCGGTGCGCCGGTTACCTTCGTCAGCACCAATCCCGCATGGATGTCGGAAACCTCCAGTACCGCAATCGCAACCTATGACGATGCCGAACCCGTGGCGCACCCGGAAGAAACGGTTTCGACACCTGCCGGTATCGACGTGACGACGACGACCGCAGGCGTCAAGGAAATCTCTGGCGATGATGCCGCAGCTCCAACCAGCGCCTCGGCGATTACCGCACCCGTATTCCCGGATTTCAAATTGCGTGGCAACTGA